The Perca fluviatilis chromosome 24, GENO_Pfluv_1.0, whole genome shotgun sequence genome has a window encoding:
- the mbnl2 gene encoding muscleblind-like protein 2 isoform X11, which produces MALNIASIRDTKWLTLEVCRQFQRGTCSRSDEECKFAHPPKSCQVENGRVIACFDSLKGRCTRENCKYLHPPAHLKTQLEINGRNNLIQQKTAAAMLAQQMQFMIPGTTMQPVVSAGLFAVQTFPVSQGLGSSAGLSYAPYLTPMSHSMGLVPTDILPNTPCMVPGSPPVSVTGGSSSNQKLLRTDKLEVCREFQRGNCARGETDCRFAHPSDSPMIDTSDNTVTVCMDYIKSRCSREKCKYFHPPAHLQAKIKAAQHQANQTAVAAQAAATAAAMAFPHGVLQPLPKRQALEKSNGSLFNPSVLHYQQALANAQLQQPTFFPTGSVLCMTPASSLVPMMYSATPATVSAATTPATSVPYAATAPANQIILK; this is translated from the exons ATGGCTCTAAACATTGCCTCGATACGGGACACAAAATGGCTGACCCTGGAAGTGTGCCGGCAGTTTCAGAGAGGGACTTGTTCACGCAGTGATGAGGAATGCAAATTTGCCCACCCACCCAAAAGCTGCCAGGTGGAGAATGGAAGGGTGATCGCCTGTTTTGACTCGCTAAAG GGCCGATGCACGCGAGAGAACTGCAAATACCTGCACCCGCCCGCTCACCTGAAGACCCAGCTGGAGATCAACGGGCGAAATAAcctgatccagcagaagacagCGGCCGCCATGTTGGCTCAACAGATGCAGTTCATGATCCCCGGCACCACCATGCAGCCTGTGGTTAGTGCTGGTCTTTTTGCTGTG CAGACGTTTCCAGTCAGCCAGGGCCTGGGTTCCAGCGCAGGTTTGAGCTACGCACCCTACCTGACTCCCATGTCCCACAGCATGGGCCTGGTGCCCACAGACATCCTGCCCAACACCCCCTGTATGGTCCCCGGCAGCCCGCCTGTCTCCGTGACTGGTGGCTCTTCCTCCAACCAGAAACTACTGCGTACAGACAAGCTGGAG GTTTGCCGTGAGTTCCAGCGGGGCAACTGCGCTCGCGGGGAGACCGACTGCCGCTTTGCTCACCCCAGCGACAGCCCCATGATTGACACCAGCGATAACACGGTCACCGTCTGCATGGACTACATCAAGAGCCGCTGCTCCCGCGAGAAGTGCAAGTACTTCCACCCCCCGGCCCACCTGCAGGCCAAGATTAAGGCTGCCCAACACCAGGCCAACCAGACAGCTGTGGCGGCGCAAGCCGCCGCCACAGCTGCAGCCATG GCGTTCCCCCATGGCGTCCTCCAGCCCCTACCAAAGAGACAAGCACTTGAGAAGAGCAACGGCTCCCTGTTCAACCCCAGTGTTTTGCACTACCAGCAGGCGCTGGCCAACGCACAGCTCCAGCAGCCCACTTTCTTTCCCACAG GGTCAGTCTTGTGCATGACTCCTGCTAGCAGTCTTG TCCCAATGATGTACAGTGCTACGCCTGCTACTGTCTCTGCAGCAACAACTCCTGCCACAAGTGTCCCCTACGCAGCAACAGCACCAGCCAATCAG
- the mbnl2 gene encoding muscleblind-like protein 2 isoform X19 — MALNIASIRDTKWLTLEVCRQFQRGTCSRSDEECKFAHPPKSCQVENGRVIACFDSLKGRCTRENCKYLHPPAHLKTQLEINGRNNLIQQKTAAAMLAQQMQFMIPGTTMQPVQTFPVSQGLGSSAGLSYAPYLTPMSHSMGLVPTDILPNTPCMVPGSPPVSVTGGSSSNQKLLRTDKLEVCREFQRGNCARGETDCRFAHPSDSPMIDTSDNTVTVCMDYIKSRCSREKCKYFHPPAHLQAKIKAAQHQANQTAVAAQAAATAAAMAFPHGVLQPLPKRQALEKSNGSLFNPSVLHYQQALANAQLQQPTFFPTATTPATSVPYAATAPANQIILK, encoded by the exons ATGGCTCTAAACATTGCCTCGATACGGGACACAAAATGGCTGACCCTGGAAGTGTGCCGGCAGTTTCAGAGAGGGACTTGTTCACGCAGTGATGAGGAATGCAAATTTGCCCACCCACCCAAAAGCTGCCAGGTGGAGAATGGAAGGGTGATCGCCTGTTTTGACTCGCTAAAG GGCCGATGCACGCGAGAGAACTGCAAATACCTGCACCCGCCCGCTCACCTGAAGACCCAGCTGGAGATCAACGGGCGAAATAAcctgatccagcagaagacagCGGCCGCCATGTTGGCTCAACAGATGCAGTTCATGATCCCCGGCACCACCATGCAGCCTGTG CAGACGTTTCCAGTCAGCCAGGGCCTGGGTTCCAGCGCAGGTTTGAGCTACGCACCCTACCTGACTCCCATGTCCCACAGCATGGGCCTGGTGCCCACAGACATCCTGCCCAACACCCCCTGTATGGTCCCCGGCAGCCCGCCTGTCTCCGTGACTGGTGGCTCTTCCTCCAACCAGAAACTACTGCGTACAGACAAGCTGGAG GTTTGCCGTGAGTTCCAGCGGGGCAACTGCGCTCGCGGGGAGACCGACTGCCGCTTTGCTCACCCCAGCGACAGCCCCATGATTGACACCAGCGATAACACGGTCACCGTCTGCATGGACTACATCAAGAGCCGCTGCTCCCGCGAGAAGTGCAAGTACTTCCACCCCCCGGCCCACCTGCAGGCCAAGATTAAGGCTGCCCAACACCAGGCCAACCAGACAGCTGTGGCGGCGCAAGCCGCCGCCACAGCTGCAGCCATG GCGTTCCCCCATGGCGTCCTCCAGCCCCTACCAAAGAGACAAGCACTTGAGAAGAGCAACGGCTCCCTGTTCAACCCCAGTGTTTTGCACTACCAGCAGGCGCTGGCCAACGCACAGCTCCAGCAGCCCACTTTCTTTCCCACAG CAACAACTCCTGCCACAAGTGTCCCCTACGCAGCAACAGCACCAGCCAATCAG
- the mbnl2 gene encoding muscleblind-like protein 2 isoform X16 — protein sequence MALNIASIRDTKWLTLEVCRQFQRGTCSRSDEECKFAHPPKSCQVENGRVIACFDSLKGRCTRENCKYLHPPAHLKTQLEINGRNNLIQQKTAAAMLAQQMQFMIPGTTMQPVVSAGLFAVQTFPVSQGLGSSAGLSYAPYLTPMSHSMGLVPTDILPNTPCMVPGSPPVSVTGGSSSNQKLLRTDKLEVCREFQRGNCARGETDCRFAHPSDSPMIDTSDNTVTVCMDYIKSRCSREKCKYFHPPAHLQAKIKAAQHQANQTAVAAQAAATAAAMAFPHGVLQPLPKRQALEKSNGSLFNPSVLHYQQALANAQLQQPTFFPTVPMMYSATPATVSAATTPATSVPYAATAPANQIILK from the exons ATGGCTCTAAACATTGCCTCGATACGGGACACAAAATGGCTGACCCTGGAAGTGTGCCGGCAGTTTCAGAGAGGGACTTGTTCACGCAGTGATGAGGAATGCAAATTTGCCCACCCACCCAAAAGCTGCCAGGTGGAGAATGGAAGGGTGATCGCCTGTTTTGACTCGCTAAAG GGCCGATGCACGCGAGAGAACTGCAAATACCTGCACCCGCCCGCTCACCTGAAGACCCAGCTGGAGATCAACGGGCGAAATAAcctgatccagcagaagacagCGGCCGCCATGTTGGCTCAACAGATGCAGTTCATGATCCCCGGCACCACCATGCAGCCTGTGGTTAGTGCTGGTCTTTTTGCTGTG CAGACGTTTCCAGTCAGCCAGGGCCTGGGTTCCAGCGCAGGTTTGAGCTACGCACCCTACCTGACTCCCATGTCCCACAGCATGGGCCTGGTGCCCACAGACATCCTGCCCAACACCCCCTGTATGGTCCCCGGCAGCCCGCCTGTCTCCGTGACTGGTGGCTCTTCCTCCAACCAGAAACTACTGCGTACAGACAAGCTGGAG GTTTGCCGTGAGTTCCAGCGGGGCAACTGCGCTCGCGGGGAGACCGACTGCCGCTTTGCTCACCCCAGCGACAGCCCCATGATTGACACCAGCGATAACACGGTCACCGTCTGCATGGACTACATCAAGAGCCGCTGCTCCCGCGAGAAGTGCAAGTACTTCCACCCCCCGGCCCACCTGCAGGCCAAGATTAAGGCTGCCCAACACCAGGCCAACCAGACAGCTGTGGCGGCGCAAGCCGCCGCCACAGCTGCAGCCATG GCGTTCCCCCATGGCGTCCTCCAGCCCCTACCAAAGAGACAAGCACTTGAGAAGAGCAACGGCTCCCTGTTCAACCCCAGTGTTTTGCACTACCAGCAGGCGCTGGCCAACGCACAGCTCCAGCAGCCCACTTTCTTTCCCACAG TCCCAATGATGTACAGTGCTACGCCTGCTACTGTCTCTGCAGCAACAACTCCTGCCACAAGTGTCCCCTACGCAGCAACAGCACCAGCCAATCAG